In Streptomyces sp. NBC_01381, a genomic segment contains:
- a CDS encoding MarR family winged helix-turn-helix transcriptional regulator: protein MTNGSGPGAAGDTVAAVVRQWQAVRPDIDTAPMEVIGRINRCAALLQQAEDAPLRRVGLTRPEFDLLGALRRTGHELTPGELARETFSSGAAVTKRLKQLQERGLVDRRVDGRDRRVSHVRLTDEGRDLVDAILPDQLAYETVVLAGLDADGQGQLSGLLGELLAQLEGRLGLSPGPRG, encoded by the coding sequence ATGACGAACGGGAGCGGTCCTGGCGCGGCGGGCGACACCGTCGCCGCAGTGGTGCGGCAGTGGCAGGCGGTGCGGCCGGACATCGACACGGCACCGATGGAGGTCATCGGCCGCATCAACCGCTGCGCGGCCCTCCTCCAGCAGGCCGAGGACGCCCCGCTGCGCCGGGTGGGCCTGACCCGCCCCGAGTTCGACCTCCTGGGCGCCCTGCGCCGCACCGGCCACGAACTGACCCCCGGCGAACTCGCCCGCGAGACCTTCTCCTCGGGGGCCGCCGTCACCAAGCGCCTCAAGCAGCTCCAGGAGCGCGGCCTGGTCGACCGGCGCGTCGACGGCCGGGACCGCAGGGTCTCCCACGTACGCCTGACCGACGAAGGAAGGGACCTGGTCGACGCGATCCTGCCCGATCAGCTCGCGTACGAGACGGTGGTCCTGGCCGGGCTCGACGCGGACGGGCAGGGGCAACTGAGCGGGCTCCTGGGCGAGTTGCTCGCCCAGTTGGAAGGGCGTCTCGGCCTGTCGCCGGGGCCGCGGGGGTAG
- a CDS encoding FadR/GntR family transcriptional regulator, protein MAADDTDLFKTVTPVRAYQRVAEQIEERILAGDLPPGSRLPAERELVNRFGVGRSTVREALRVLQSAGLIRSRPGDPLGAEVLGVSPDNLSQALGRLTRSSVSTLGELVQFRMVLDAESNRLAARLHGEADLERMREQIARMESLSGGAASLHAFSEADALFHRAIAEASGNSLLGLCARAVHEAVVEVIEKKIAGVSDTAAWMERSIAHHREVLAAIAAGDGPLAARLGRTALHEYYAEHVEPETRELLAASAQDID, encoded by the coding sequence ATGGCCGCCGACGACACCGACCTGTTCAAGACGGTCACACCGGTCCGCGCCTACCAGCGGGTGGCCGAGCAGATAGAGGAGCGGATTCTCGCCGGCGATCTGCCGCCCGGCTCCCGGCTTCCGGCCGAGCGCGAACTGGTCAACCGGTTCGGCGTCGGCCGATCGACGGTCCGTGAGGCGCTGCGCGTGCTGCAGTCGGCGGGCCTGATCCGCTCGCGCCCCGGCGATCCGCTCGGCGCCGAGGTGCTCGGCGTCTCCCCCGACAATCTCAGCCAGGCCCTCGGCCGGCTCACCCGTTCCAGCGTGTCGACCCTCGGCGAGCTGGTGCAGTTCCGCATGGTGCTAGACGCCGAGAGCAACCGTCTCGCGGCGCGGCTGCACGGCGAGGCGGACCTGGAGCGGATGCGCGAGCAGATCGCCCGTATGGAGTCACTCAGCGGCGGCGCGGCGTCCCTGCACGCGTTCAGCGAGGCCGACGCGCTCTTCCACCGGGCGATCGCCGAGGCGAGCGGCAACTCGCTGCTCGGTCTCTGCGCGCGTGCCGTGCACGAGGCGGTCGTCGAGGTCATCGAGAAGAAGATCGCGGGTGTATCGGACACGGCGGCCTGGATGGAACGCTCCATCGCCCATCACCGCGAGGTCCTCGCGGCCATCGCGGCGGGCGACGGCCCCCTCGCCGCGCGCCTGGGCCGGACGGCGCTGCACGAGTACTACGCCGAGCATGTGGAGCCGGAGACGCGGGAGTTGCTCGCGGCGTCGGCCCAGGACATCGACTGA
- a CDS encoding M20 family metallopeptidase: protein MHASSSTPLATPAVDADAAVAFTQDLVRLRTVNATGATEVERPAAELVARLFDTFGWTYDVVEIAPGRPNTVAVIEGGGGAGPTLMFEGHIDVVTEGDPADWSVDPYGAEIRDGKLWGRGSADMKSGVAAMIYGVRALQLAGPFPGRIVIGVLCDEEGLMLGAKAFAATPLAREVDGVIVCEPEGYEVCTSARGGIRLRLDLDGVMAHGCMPQEAKSPIVAGARIVEALARVQTWAEERYGTHPHAGRVTVTPTVLHGGDPDQLNVIPAHGIVGIDVRTIPGTDHTELIERVRKFAAEAAADVGVGVALTVVDDRPAIELPEDHPVVTALVAGHRQVHGAAPPFGAVPGTTDGTILTRDAGLPTVVYGPGGKWIAHQKDEFVEVREIAEYTRVYAAAAHAFLTGGAR from the coding sequence ATGCATGCCAGCTCAAGCACGCCGCTCGCGACGCCCGCCGTCGATGCCGATGCCGCCGTCGCCTTCACCCAGGACCTGGTCCGGCTGCGCACCGTCAACGCGACCGGAGCCACCGAGGTCGAGCGGCCCGCCGCCGAACTCGTCGCCCGGCTCTTCGACACGTTCGGCTGGACGTACGACGTGGTGGAGATCGCGCCGGGGCGGCCCAACACCGTCGCCGTCATCGAGGGCGGGGGCGGCGCAGGGCCGACCCTGATGTTCGAGGGGCACATCGATGTCGTCACGGAGGGGGATCCCGCGGACTGGAGCGTCGATCCCTACGGTGCGGAGATCCGCGACGGCAAGCTCTGGGGGCGCGGCTCGGCGGACATGAAGTCCGGTGTTGCCGCGATGATCTACGGCGTACGCGCCCTGCAGCTCGCCGGGCCCTTCCCCGGCCGGATCGTCATCGGCGTGCTGTGCGACGAGGAAGGTCTGATGCTCGGCGCGAAGGCATTCGCCGCCACGCCCCTGGCGCGCGAGGTGGACGGTGTCATCGTCTGCGAGCCGGAGGGGTACGAGGTGTGCACGTCGGCCCGCGGCGGCATCCGGCTCCGCCTCGACCTGGACGGCGTGATGGCACACGGCTGTATGCCGCAGGAGGCGAAGAGCCCGATCGTCGCCGGGGCGCGGATCGTCGAGGCGCTCGCCCGCGTGCAGACCTGGGCCGAGGAGCGCTACGGCACCCACCCGCACGCGGGCCGTGTCACGGTCACGCCGACCGTCCTGCACGGCGGCGACCCGGATCAGCTCAACGTGATCCCCGCGCACGGCATCGTCGGCATCGACGTGCGCACCATCCCAGGCACCGACCACACCGAACTCATCGAGCGGGTAAGGAAGTTCGCCGCCGAGGCGGCCGCGGACGTCGGGGTGGGCGTCGCGCTGACCGTCGTCGACGACCGGCCCGCGATCGAGCTCCCCGAGGACCACCCGGTGGTCACCGCCCTGGTCGCAGGGCACCGCCAGGTGCACGGCGCCGCGCCGCCCTTCGGGGCCGTGCCCGGCACCACGGACGGCACCATCCTCACCCGCGACGCGGGTCTGCCGACGGTCGTCTACGGACCGGGCGGCAAGTGGATCGCGCACCAGAAGGACGAGTTCGTGGAGGTGCGGGAGATCGCCGAGTACACCCGGGTGTACGCCGCCGCTGCCCACGCCTTCCTCACCGGAGGCGCACGATGA
- a CDS encoding aldehyde dehydrogenase family protein, with protein sequence MTHPDGLPVGDGSAAAPEHRAVRFPYDGSEIGTAPVGDAELAARAVEHAAAIRGQVGRLTAGVRRQVLAGVADALADAATELVDLLVLETGKPLIDCRVEMARTVATWQSAADEVAHLHGETVPLDLQASGEGLFGFWTRRPVGVVVGIAGFNYPVLLASHKIAPALAAGCPVIIKPAPATPLATLRLVHLVRERLIAAGAPAGAVQLVTGDVEVGLALTTHPEVAAVSFTGSAAVGHRIARDAAPRKTVLELGSNAALVVAADADLDAAADAVVRGGFYASGQACISVQRVIVVDAVAGEFEKKLALRLPEVTVGDPREPGTRVSALIDEAATERVLDWVGRARAAGARLLAGGERTPDGRCVAPTLLADVPDGEPAWDEEIFGPVVCLRTVPDLDTAYDVVNASRYGLHAAVYTRDLRAALRAVESLEVGGVVVNEVPGYRSDIAPYGGVKDSGIGREGPRFAIEELTVTRMTVIRAP encoded by the coding sequence ATGACACACCCCGACGGACTGCCCGTCGGCGACGGCTCGGCGGCCGCGCCCGAACACCGGGCCGTGCGCTTCCCGTACGACGGCAGCGAGATCGGCACGGCTCCCGTCGGCGACGCGGAGCTCGCGGCGCGGGCGGTCGAGCACGCCGCCGCGATCCGCGGACAGGTCGGGAGACTGACGGCGGGCGTGCGGCGGCAGGTGCTTGCCGGGGTCGCCGACGCGCTGGCCGACGCGGCCACGGAACTGGTGGACCTGCTCGTCCTGGAGACCGGCAAACCGCTGATCGACTGCCGGGTCGAGATGGCGCGGACCGTGGCGACCTGGCAGTCCGCGGCGGACGAAGTGGCCCATCTGCACGGCGAGACCGTGCCGTTGGACCTCCAGGCGTCCGGGGAAGGCCTGTTCGGCTTCTGGACGCGGCGGCCCGTCGGCGTCGTCGTCGGCATCGCGGGCTTCAACTACCCGGTCCTGCTCGCCTCCCACAAGATCGCCCCGGCGCTCGCGGCGGGCTGTCCGGTGATCATCAAACCGGCGCCCGCGACACCGCTGGCCACCCTGCGGCTCGTCCATCTCGTACGCGAGCGGCTGATCGCTGCGGGTGCGCCCGCCGGGGCGGTGCAACTCGTCACCGGGGACGTGGAGGTCGGCCTCGCGCTCACCACGCACCCGGAGGTCGCCGCCGTCTCCTTCACCGGGTCGGCGGCCGTCGGCCACCGCATCGCGCGCGACGCCGCGCCCCGCAAGACGGTCCTCGAACTCGGCTCCAACGCCGCGCTCGTCGTGGCCGCCGACGCCGATCTCGACGCCGCGGCCGACGCGGTGGTGCGGGGCGGCTTCTACGCATCGGGGCAGGCCTGCATCTCCGTACAGCGAGTGATCGTCGTCGACGCGGTCGCCGGGGAGTTCGAGAAGAAGCTGGCGCTGCGGCTCCCGGAGGTGACCGTCGGCGACCCGCGCGAACCGGGCACCCGCGTCTCCGCGCTCATCGACGAGGCGGCGACGGAGCGGGTGCTCGACTGGGTCGGGCGGGCGCGTGCGGCCGGGGCCCGGCTGCTGGCGGGCGGGGAGCGCACGCCGGACGGCCGGTGCGTCGCCCCGACCCTGCTCGCCGACGTCCCCGACGGCGAACCCGCCTGGGACGAGGAGATCTTCGGCCCCGTCGTCTGTCTGCGCACGGTGCCGGATCTGGACACCGCGTACGACGTGGTCAACGCCAGCCGCTACGGCCTGCACGCCGCCGTCTACACCCGCGATCTGCGGGCCGCGCTGCGCGCGGTGGAGTCCCTGGAGGTCGGTGGCGTCGTGGTGAACGAAGTACCCGGCTACCGCAGCGACATCGCCCCCTACGGCGGAGTCAAGGACTCGGGGATCGGCCGTGAGGGCCCCCGGTTCGCGATCGAGGAACTGACGGTGACACGGATGACGGTCATCCGGGCCCCGTAA